One genomic window of Mycteria americana isolate JAX WOST 10 ecotype Jacksonville Zoo and Gardens chromosome Z, USCA_MyAme_1.0, whole genome shotgun sequence includes the following:
- the GRHPR gene encoding glyoxylate reductase/hydroxypyruvate reductase, whose translation MAVFVTRRIPAEGLRVLSQAGGCRVQQWDSEEPVPRAELLAGVAGKRGLLCLLSDRIDREVLEAAGPGLKVISTMSVGFDHLALEEIKKRGIRVGYTPDVLTDATAELSVALLLAACRRLPEAVEQVKNGGWTTWKPLWMCGYGLSDSTVGIIGLGRIGQAVARRLKPFGVKKFLYTGSGPKPESAAEFEAEFVPLTRLAEESDFVVVTCALTPATHGMCNKDFFGRMKKTSVFINTSRGAVVNQEDLYDALAHGQIAAAGLDVTTPEPLPTDHPLLSLKNCVILPHVGSATYATRNTMAVLAANNLLAGLRGEPMPHELLL comes from the exons ATGGCGGTGTTCGTGACGCGGCGGATCCCGGCCGAGGGGCTGCGGGTCCTGTCGCAGGCCGGCGG GTGCCGCGTCCAGCAGTGGGACTCGGAGGAGCCGGTGCCGCGGGCCGAGCTGCTCGCGGGCGTGGCGGGGAAGCGcgggctgctctgcctcctctccgACCGCATCGACCGCGAGGTGCTGGAGGCCGCCG GGCCCGGCCTGAAAGTCATCAGCACCATGTCCGTGGGGTTTGACCACCTCGCCCTGGAGGAAATTAAGAAGCG agggatccgTGTGGGCTACACCCCCGATGTCCTGACCGACGCCACTGCAGAACTCTCTGTAGCTTTACTTCTGGCTGCATGCCGCCGGCTGCCGGAGGCAGTGGAGCAGGTAAAGAA TGGTGGCTGGACAACATGGAAGCCCTTATGGATGTGTGGCTATGGTCTGTCTGATAGTACGGTGGGCATCATAGGTCTGGGGAGAATAG GACAGGCAGTTGCCCGACGTCTAAAGCCATTTGGGGTCAAGAAGTTTTTGTACACTGGCAGTGGCCCGAAACCAGAGAGTGCTGCAGAGTTTGAAGCTGAGTTCG TCCCACTCACGAGGCTGGCAGAAGAGTCGGACTTCGTTGTGGTGACATGTGCTTTGACTCCGGCCACCCACGGAATGTGCAACAAGGACTTCTTCGGCAGAATGAAGAAGACCTCTGTGTTCATCAACACAAGCAG GGGGGCCGTGGTGAACCAGGAGGACCTGTATGACGCACTGGCCCACGGCCAGATTGCAGCGGCGGGCCTGGATGTCACGACACCGGAGCCGCTGCCCACTGACCACCCGCTGCTCTCCCTCAAGAACTGTG tGATTCTGCCACACGTTGGGAGTGCCACGTACGCCACGAGGAACACCATGGCGGTCCTGGCAGCCAACAATCTGCTGGCCGGGCTGCGAGGGGAGCCCATGCCCCATGAGCTGCTGCTGTGA